A part of Acropora palmata chromosome 6, jaAcrPala1.3, whole genome shotgun sequence genomic DNA contains:
- the LOC141884665 gene encoding uncharacterized protein LOC141884665 — MAEEAPTLKRDTTMTVTVKEGEAFLEEHPKVHAEAKTRAQQKEIEESEEDASIKVKRTSTMAATAQEGSDLLGDEERGKTRSETAAKNTEDNEEEDKNIEENGDCEENGAEKPAVKRDGTMVVTASEGEKFLEEAGHTIDGGTRGEVEAIKTALKESEADEENRNEDVEKPDLKRKGTMQETIEEGEEFLKKQKTSNGADHQEEVEAQ; from the exons ATGGCAGAAGAGGCCCCAACCCTGAAAAGAGACACTACCATGACAGTCACCGTCAAG GAGGGCGAAGCTTTTCTTGAAGAGCACCCAAAAGTTCACGCTGAAGCAAAAACTAGAGCTCAACAAAAGGAAATCGAAGAAAGTGAAGAAGATGCCTCGATCAAAGTGAAAAGGACTTCGACTATGGCTGCGACAGCTCAG GAGGGAAGTGATCTCCTTGGAGATGAGGAGCGCGGAAAAACTCGATCGGAGACTGCTGCAAAAAACACTGAGGATAACGAGGAGGAAGATAAAAACATCGAAGAAAACGGGGACTGCGAAGAGAACGGCGCAGAAAAACCAGCTGTCAAACGTGATGGCACAATGGTCGTGACTGCATCG GAAGGTGAAAAGTTTTTGGAAGAAGCGGGGCACACGATAGACGGCGGCACACGTGGGGAAGTGGAAGCAATAAAGACAGCTCTCAAAGAGAGCGAAGCAGATGAAGAAAACAGGAACGAGGATGTTGAGAAACCGGACCTGAAACGAAAAGGGACTATGCAAGAAACGATCGAG GAGGGTGAAGAATTTCTGAAAAAGCAGAAAACTTCAAATGGTGCAGATCATCAAGAGGAAGTAGAAGCACAGTGA